A genomic stretch from Halorhodospira halophila SL1 includes:
- a CDS encoding OmpP1/FadL family transporter yields the protein MSRLFAGRSGCSSRVVQSAVAVVAMVGIATEASAMSRSNNVGMHVGDRPMGMGGAAAGISDDPSGLYYNPAGIVYGHAPNLSASVNAFHITSNRYADTLGEGSDWERNSDEFLPNFFGTTQPLGPVTVGFSVVVPQSVREEQAQTFDADAIERDAVQAFSINVDNEDTINRLGPSIAFEVNDRLSLGASLHLHQHERQTITTQVLLLEDEATSARDYEVQNQYVTSEQVGVSWLVGAMFTPLERVAIGVSVRGTEIFDATNSTQTLCHGADVEAYEADHFCQSGSVTFQDRTEDSVREAYPVETRVGAAWFATQRLLLAADVIHSSGFGGREPVTNFAAGAEYYLTADWAIRLGGFTDFSNVDEVAYDGFDHSVDRFGGSLSLTRFTQNTSVSVGVTGSYGTGEAYIIDDPNVGAQDLTSTTATLFLATSYSY from the coding sequence ATGAGTCGACTCTTCGCCGGGCGGAGCGGGTGCAGCAGCCGCGTCGTGCAATCCGCCGTCGCTGTCGTGGCGATGGTCGGGATCGCCACCGAGGCAAGCGCCATGAGCCGCTCCAATAATGTCGGCATGCATGTCGGCGACCGGCCCATGGGGATGGGCGGCGCGGCGGCGGGGATCTCGGACGATCCCTCCGGTCTCTACTACAACCCCGCCGGCATCGTCTACGGCCACGCCCCGAACCTTTCGGCGAGCGTCAACGCGTTCCACATCACCAGCAATCGCTATGCCGATACGCTTGGCGAGGGCTCGGACTGGGAACGGAACTCCGATGAGTTCCTGCCCAACTTCTTCGGTACCACCCAGCCCCTAGGCCCCGTCACGGTGGGCTTTTCTGTCGTCGTCCCGCAGTCCGTTCGTGAGGAGCAGGCTCAGACCTTCGATGCGGATGCCATCGAACGCGATGCGGTGCAGGCGTTTTCCATCAATGTGGACAATGAAGACACCATCAACCGCTTGGGGCCGTCCATCGCCTTTGAGGTGAACGATCGGCTTTCACTGGGCGCGTCCCTTCATCTCCACCAGCACGAGCGGCAGACCATTACCACCCAGGTGCTCCTGCTCGAGGACGAAGCCACTAGTGCCCGGGACTACGAGGTGCAGAACCAGTACGTCACCAGCGAGCAGGTTGGAGTGAGTTGGCTGGTGGGAGCGATGTTCACCCCGCTGGAGCGCGTGGCGATTGGGGTCAGCGTCCGGGGTACGGAGATCTTCGATGCGACCAACTCCACCCAGACGCTCTGCCACGGGGCCGATGTTGAGGCGTACGAGGCCGATCACTTCTGCCAATCCGGCAGCGTGACCTTCCAGGATCGTACTGAGGATAGCGTGCGCGAGGCGTACCCGGTCGAGACCCGCGTCGGCGCTGCCTGGTTCGCGACGCAGCGTCTGCTCCTCGCCGCCGATGTGATCCACTCCAGCGGCTTCGGGGGACGAGAGCCGGTCACCAATTTCGCGGCCGGTGCCGAGTACTACCTAACGGCAGACTGGGCCATCCGGCTTGGCGGGTTCACGGACTTCTCCAATGTCGACGAGGTCGCCTACGACGGCTTTGACCATAGCGTTGATCGATTCGGTGGCTCCCTGAGCCTGACCCGGTTTACCCAGAACACGTCCGTCTCCGTGGGCGTGACCGGCAGCTACGGCACCGGTGAGGCCTACATTATCGACGACCCCAACGTCGGTGCCCAGGACCTGACCAGCACCACCGCAACCCTGTTCCTGGCGACGTCGTACTCCTACTAG
- a CDS encoding M48 family metalloprotease, with product MRMRTKPGRPLGFSAAALLICALWFSVFSPVPVGGAQGGVNGTGHTGAGDAGGVQAVDFNPRQARQRLGQVRQFDFDAEDVAVEIDFGREVAAHLLGRHQLDQADRRDRYVALVGHSLVRNANRPEIDFRFAVLDTDAVKAFATPGGYIFVSRGALELMEDESELAGVLAHEIIHVTERHIVKELDITSGEGGIASGLARIVGGSGDPARAAFAQAVDQALEILLEEGLSKEDELEADRMGTLLAAQSGYDPEGLRRYLERLRDHSGGETVEDGVSDTHPPLDERLQALEGFMVEMGLADAERPRMGDRFQENMQ from the coding sequence ATGAGGATGCGAACGAAGCCGGGACGGCCACTGGGATTCAGCGCCGCAGCGCTTCTGATCTGCGCCCTGTGGTTCAGCGTGTTCTCGCCGGTGCCAGTCGGTGGGGCGCAGGGCGGCGTCAACGGCACGGGCCACACCGGGGCCGGCGACGCCGGTGGGGTCCAGGCCGTCGACTTCAATCCGCGGCAGGCACGCCAACGCCTGGGCCAGGTCCGCCAGTTCGATTTCGATGCTGAGGACGTGGCTGTCGAGATCGACTTCGGGCGCGAGGTGGCAGCCCATCTGCTGGGGCGCCACCAGCTCGACCAGGCCGACCGTCGGGATCGCTACGTGGCTTTGGTGGGCCACTCCCTGGTCCGCAATGCCAACCGCCCGGAGATCGACTTCCGGTTTGCGGTCCTCGACACCGACGCGGTGAAGGCGTTTGCCACGCCGGGCGGCTACATCTTCGTCTCCCGGGGCGCCCTTGAACTCATGGAGGACGAATCGGAGCTGGCCGGGGTGCTGGCCCACGAGATCATCCACGTCACCGAACGGCATATCGTTAAGGAACTGGATATCACGAGCGGTGAAGGGGGGATCGCCTCCGGCCTCGCACGCATCGTCGGGGGTTCCGGGGACCCGGCCCGCGCCGCCTTTGCGCAGGCGGTGGATCAGGCGCTGGAGATTCTCCTGGAAGAGGGGCTGAGCAAGGAGGACGAGTTGGAGGCGGATCGAATGGGCACGTTGCTGGCGGCTCAGTCGGGCTACGACCCCGAGGGGCTTCGTCGGTACCTCGAGCGGCTCCGTGACCACTCGGGCGGCGAGACCGTGGAAGACGGTGTCTCCGATACCCATCCGCCGCTGGATGAACGGCTTCAAGCACTGGAGGGCTTCATGGTGGAGATGGGGCTGGCTGACGCGGAGCGACCGCGCATGGGCGACCGATTCCAGGAGAACATGCAATGA
- a CDS encoding SH3 domain-containing protein, giving the protein MRRSQWHWLILPLGLVLASAASGEDLLFVQSEQGEVYAEASLDAEVVRRVPRGTELEQLASEGVWYRVRHDGEEGWVSRLVVATQPPMERDSILDGEAPDIDDSRRRSSEVASAAAARGLTPEQRERLSDRDMADYRALAELEEQAVDEDELRAFREALR; this is encoded by the coding sequence ATGAGGCGATCACAGTGGCACTGGCTGATCCTCCCGCTCGGTCTGGTCCTCGCTTCCGCGGCGTCGGGGGAGGATTTGCTCTTCGTCCAGAGTGAGCAGGGCGAGGTCTACGCCGAGGCAAGCCTGGATGCCGAGGTGGTGAGGCGGGTCCCCCGCGGCACGGAACTGGAACAGCTGGCCTCCGAGGGGGTGTGGTATCGGGTGCGTCACGACGGGGAAGAGGGCTGGGTGTCGCGCCTGGTGGTTGCCACGCAGCCGCCTATGGAGCGGGACAGCATCCTCGATGGTGAGGCGCCGGATATCGACGACTCACGCCGCCGCTCGTCGGAGGTGGCCAGTGCCGCTGCGGCCCGTGGCCTGACCCCGGAGCAGCGCGAGCGCCTGAGTGACCGCGACATGGCGGACTATCGGGCGCTGGCCGAACTGGAAGAGCAGGCGGTGGATGAAGACGAACTCCGCGCCTTTCGGGAGGCGTTGCGATGA
- a CDS encoding CHASE2 domain-containing protein, with product MAQPARRRAVGVGLVVLAATVAGVLHTVGWLVPVERVVYDQRTQWLHGDAHAPEEIVILYVDEYSIRAMEPAVGRWPWPRSLWADLLEFLAHGRPAAVVFDVLFTESAREDGGAGDAAFAQASAALGGVVHAMQFLEANPREDRSADPLPKGMADRYALGDTQGWPDPRFQEHGVPVAPLADKAEQLGVVTTGPDRDGVHRRLPPLLPYDGEIYPALGVAALLAAGQDSSTIDWDEQGVQWADQTLATDASGQALVNPYAEFDSYPVVELFEAQRQIRRGELADLRVDPEVFNDRIVFVGASAAALHDLKATPLSGRTPGVELHASLIGNLLDGQTLRFGPGTIEAVLVPAAAGAVGLAVLLVPALSARVLLPLAVVAAWTAWVLVQHAAGIVWSWLPLVVGVLLAWVTVLVFLGFTEGRDRRRVRQLLAQYVSPAVLQEVVDRRGEVATGEVGSTEQVTLLFSDIRGFTSLSEGQEAASVVELLNIHLGEMSEAIFEHDGTLDKFIGDAVMAFWGAPVRVRDHADRAVRAALAMTQRLEGVNEAVVARGGKPLAIGIGLHTGEVVLGNIGSVRKLDYTVIGDNVNVASRLEDLTKAYGCSVLISGDTYADLPQGWQCRYVDRVQVRGRQRMLDLYEPIAPPEGA from the coding sequence GTGGCTCAGCCGGCGCGGCGTCGGGCGGTCGGTGTCGGACTGGTGGTCCTGGCGGCCACCGTCGCCGGTGTGCTCCATACCGTCGGCTGGCTGGTTCCCGTTGAGCGGGTCGTCTACGACCAGCGGACACAGTGGTTGCACGGGGATGCGCACGCCCCGGAGGAGATCGTTATCCTCTATGTGGACGAGTACAGCATCCGCGCCATGGAGCCGGCGGTGGGGCGCTGGCCCTGGCCCCGCTCGCTCTGGGCGGACCTCCTGGAATTCCTCGCGCATGGGCGCCCGGCGGCGGTGGTCTTCGACGTTCTCTTCACCGAGTCGGCCCGGGAGGATGGGGGGGCCGGGGATGCCGCCTTCGCCCAGGCAAGCGCGGCGCTGGGAGGCGTGGTTCACGCCATGCAGTTCTTGGAGGCCAATCCGCGGGAGGACCGGTCTGCAGACCCCTTGCCGAAGGGAATGGCCGATCGCTACGCGCTGGGGGACACCCAAGGGTGGCCGGATCCGCGCTTTCAGGAGCACGGCGTACCGGTGGCACCCCTGGCCGACAAGGCCGAGCAGCTCGGGGTGGTGACAACGGGACCGGATCGCGACGGAGTGCACCGCCGCCTCCCTCCACTGCTGCCCTACGACGGCGAAATCTACCCGGCGCTCGGTGTCGCGGCGCTGCTCGCAGCGGGGCAGGATTCGTCCACCATCGATTGGGACGAGCAGGGGGTGCAGTGGGCAGATCAGACGCTGGCTACCGACGCGTCGGGCCAGGCCCTGGTCAATCCGTACGCGGAGTTCGATAGCTACCCCGTTGTCGAGCTCTTCGAGGCGCAACGCCAGATCCGCCGCGGTGAGCTGGCGGACCTGCGGGTGGACCCCGAGGTCTTCAACGACCGGATCGTCTTCGTCGGGGCCAGCGCCGCAGCCCTCCACGACCTCAAGGCGACCCCCTTGTCGGGGCGCACTCCCGGCGTGGAGCTGCACGCCTCTCTGATCGGCAATCTCCTGGATGGCCAGACGCTGCGGTTCGGCCCCGGCACCATCGAGGCGGTATTGGTGCCTGCGGCGGCCGGGGCAGTCGGCCTGGCTGTCCTGCTGGTGCCGGCACTGAGCGCTCGTGTACTCCTGCCGCTGGCCGTGGTGGCGGCGTGGACGGCCTGGGTCCTCGTTCAGCATGCGGCCGGGATCGTCTGGTCGTGGCTGCCGCTCGTGGTCGGCGTGCTCCTGGCCTGGGTCACCGTGCTCGTCTTTCTCGGCTTCACGGAAGGGCGCGATCGTCGCCGGGTCCGGCAGCTGCTGGCGCAGTACGTCTCACCGGCAGTCCTTCAGGAGGTGGTCGATCGCCGCGGTGAAGTCGCCACCGGAGAGGTGGGCAGCACCGAGCAGGTGACGCTGCTCTTCTCCGATATCCGGGGGTTTACGAGCCTGTCGGAGGGGCAGGAGGCGGCGTCGGTCGTGGAGTTGCTGAACATCCACCTCGGGGAGATGAGCGAGGCCATCTTCGAGCACGATGGGACCCTCGATAAGTTCATCGGCGACGCGGTCATGGCCTTCTGGGGGGCGCCGGTCCGGGTCCGCGATCACGCGGACCGGGCGGTACGCGCGGCACTGGCCATGACGCAGCGCCTGGAAGGAGTCAACGAGGCCGTGGTCGCCCGCGGTGGTAAACCGCTTGCGATCGGCATCGGCCTCCATACCGGTGAGGTCGTGCTCGGCAATATCGGCTCGGTCCGCAAGCTGGACTACACGGTGATCGGCGACAACGTGAACGTCGCCTCCCGCCTGGAAGACCTGACCAAGGCCTACGGCTGCTCGGTGCTGATCAGCGGCGATACCTACGCGGATCTGCCGCAGGGGTGGCAGTGCCGGTACGTGGATCGGGTCCAGGTCCGGGGGCGGCAGCGCATGCTTGATCTCTATGAACCCATCGCGCCACCGGAGGGAGCATGA
- a CDS encoding conjugal transfer protein TraF produces MSMQIERGARSRSSAASCADRPGRGTPRRLQQCSLGVVTALTMAVSSSVSAAPGLVTTPGMGLGDGSHPATLHTVAGNPAGAAAADRVGVQFGLGSVGVGYELGPVDGLVDEIDDIIDILDRDDLGPSEADDLIERTEGVLAQLGQDGWGKLQFGGRPPLAPLVVGSARSGWSVALDAEATGHLGFSILDDELRFVRETEQIQSNTAAYLKGGGILRLSAAPSLRVAEWEGGRELFVGARVSHYQAELSKAVVALAEDTNRDFGDIVEDEIDRQQETSSAVGLDLGVMYQTRFFRAGGAWKNINEPTFDFPAVGTDCSGEADPDLQANCLTAANFSDRITREEAFRLNEQVTLEGALHDPAQRLVLAASYDANTVRDISGDEYQWLAFSLSYRMPWYLKWVPDLRVGYRENMSGSELSYTTAGLTWLGAVTLDVAVADQDLEHDGESIPRSAMAHLGFQLRF; encoded by the coding sequence ATGTCGATGCAAATAGAGCGGGGGGCCCGAAGTCGGTCCTCTGCGGCCAGTTGCGCAGATCGCCCCGGGCGGGGTACTCCGCGCCGGCTCCAACAGTGCTCGCTCGGTGTCGTTACAGCGCTAACCATGGCGGTGTCGTCCAGTGTTTCCGCTGCGCCCGGATTGGTCACGACGCCCGGCATGGGCCTCGGCGACGGCTCCCACCCAGCGACGCTGCACACGGTTGCGGGTAACCCCGCAGGGGCGGCAGCAGCGGATCGGGTCGGTGTCCAGTTTGGGCTTGGCAGCGTAGGCGTGGGCTATGAACTCGGGCCGGTTGATGGGCTGGTCGATGAAATCGACGACATCATCGACATCCTTGACCGGGATGATCTGGGCCCGAGCGAGGCGGATGACCTGATTGAACGTACCGAGGGCGTCCTCGCTCAGCTGGGGCAGGACGGTTGGGGGAAGCTCCAGTTTGGTGGCCGTCCGCCGCTTGCCCCGCTGGTTGTTGGCAGTGCCCGCTCCGGGTGGTCGGTGGCTCTGGACGCTGAAGCCACGGGCCACCTCGGGTTCAGCATACTCGATGACGAGTTGCGGTTTGTCCGCGAGACCGAGCAAATCCAGAGCAATACCGCGGCATACCTGAAAGGCGGCGGTATCCTCCGGCTCTCTGCAGCCCCGAGCCTGCGCGTTGCAGAGTGGGAGGGAGGGCGCGAGCTGTTCGTCGGTGCTCGGGTCAGCCATTACCAGGCGGAACTCTCCAAGGCGGTGGTCGCCCTTGCCGAGGATACGAACCGGGATTTCGGGGATATCGTCGAGGATGAGATCGACCGCCAGCAGGAGACCTCCAGCGCGGTTGGCCTCGACCTGGGTGTTATGTACCAGACCCGTTTCTTCCGTGCCGGCGGCGCCTGGAAGAACATCAATGAACCCACCTTCGACTTTCCGGCAGTTGGTACCGATTGCTCCGGGGAAGCGGACCCGGATCTCCAGGCCAACTGCCTCACGGCGGCCAATTTCTCAGACCGGATTACGCGCGAGGAGGCGTTTCGTCTCAACGAGCAGGTGACTCTGGAAGGCGCTCTCCACGATCCCGCCCAGCGGCTCGTCCTGGCCGCCAGTTACGATGCGAATACCGTTCGGGATATCAGCGGCGATGAGTACCAGTGGCTGGCGTTCAGCCTCTCCTACCGCATGCCGTGGTATCTGAAGTGGGTTCCCGATCTCCGCGTGGGCTACCGGGAGAATATGAGCGGTTCGGAGCTGAGCTACACCACTGCCGGCCTGACCTGGCTGGGTGCGGTGACCCTGGACGTGGCCGTCGCGGATCAGGACCTGGAACACGACGGCGAATCGATCCCGCGTAGCGCGATGGCACACCTGGGCTTTCAATTGCGCTTCTGA
- a CDS encoding sensor histidine kinase produces MTFDLLTLFLVGVVYLGLLFVIAFAVDRRWFPRSVVRHPVFYVFALGVYATTWSYYGSVGFADENGLIFATIYLGVTAAFLLTPVLLAPLLRLTSNQQLTSVADVFAFRFSSQFAGILVTAIMLAGILPYIALQIRAVAESTLVLTGGGHDPRPLALAFCLIVTVFAIIFGARHVTPRVKHTGLVVAIGLESLVKLGALLMVAWVAVDLAFDGPAGLSAWLSENPQQLDDFYQPALEGPWLSLLTLTFAAAFLLPRQFHILFTENLSPRSLTRASWAFPLILLLLALAVPPILWSGTALNTDTAPEYYVLGLAALSGSEPLTLLVYLGGISAATAMIVVSTLALSSMTLNHLVMPLIKSLPHQEPDLYATLRWTRRFLITMLIVFGFTFYELLDRTEGLVEWGLMSFLAMAQFLPGIIGVLYWQRATVYGFVAGLLGGSLIWLDTILLPALAGTEPFFLLGFPQARESATEIYGIATFWSLALNGLLFVGVSLFTPQRSAERQAAEVCRDQTAAIAPGTLQAASPSQFVIQLAPVTGEEAARQEVDKALHDLGLAWSENRPDQLRALRDQVERNLSGMMGPMLARMIVDKRLQLDRTARTALAHNIRQIEERLESSRNRFRGLAAELDRLRRYHRQILEDLPLGVVAVTAHGRVVRWNTAMQGLSGISANTALGSRICDLHPPWDQLLNRFLTIEQPQHQEQFPQPGGEQRWLSLHKTCIRESGRGRTGDTLMIIEDITHIRRLERELAHSERLASIGRLAAGVAHEIGNPVTGIDSLAQNLRHESDPQLLRESVDEILEQTRRINNIVQTLIGYAHAGNTDERTPDPVPLSETVEEARRLVQLSKRGQDLEIDNQLWPELQVRGDRQRLAQVFVNLFSNTADACGPGGRIAISARRYGDRVQIRVVDNGPGIPAELVDKVMEPFYTTKPVGQGTGLGLPLVYNIVSEQGGEFSITADNGGTTAWITLPVLDPAPPTERAESKEE; encoded by the coding sequence GTGACCTTTGACCTGCTCACCCTCTTCCTGGTGGGCGTCGTCTACCTGGGGCTGCTCTTCGTCATCGCCTTCGCCGTGGACCGGCGCTGGTTCCCGCGCAGCGTGGTCCGCCATCCGGTCTTCTATGTCTTCGCTCTGGGGGTCTACGCCACCACCTGGAGCTACTACGGCTCGGTAGGCTTCGCCGACGAAAACGGCCTGATCTTTGCCACCATCTACCTGGGCGTCACCGCGGCCTTCCTGCTCACGCCGGTGCTCCTCGCCCCCCTGCTGCGCCTGACCAGCAACCAACAGCTGACCTCGGTGGCCGACGTCTTCGCCTTCCGCTTCTCCAGCCAGTTCGCCGGCATTCTGGTCACCGCCATCATGCTCGCCGGCATCCTGCCGTACATCGCCCTGCAGATCCGCGCCGTGGCCGAGTCGACCCTGGTCCTGACCGGCGGGGGCCACGATCCTCGGCCGCTGGCCCTGGCCTTCTGCCTGATCGTGACGGTGTTCGCCATCATCTTCGGTGCCCGGCACGTCACCCCGCGGGTCAAGCACACCGGGCTGGTCGTCGCTATCGGCCTGGAGAGCCTGGTCAAACTGGGTGCCCTGCTGATGGTGGCCTGGGTCGCCGTCGACCTAGCCTTCGACGGCCCGGCGGGGCTGTCGGCGTGGCTCAGCGAGAACCCGCAACAGCTGGACGACTTCTACCAGCCGGCGCTGGAGGGCCCGTGGCTCAGCCTGCTGACCCTGACCTTCGCCGCCGCCTTCCTGCTGCCACGCCAGTTCCACATCCTGTTCACCGAGAACCTCTCGCCGCGCAGCCTCACCCGGGCCAGCTGGGCCTTCCCGCTGATCCTCCTGCTGCTGGCCCTGGCCGTCCCGCCGATCCTCTGGTCCGGCACGGCGCTGAACACGGACACCGCCCCGGAGTACTACGTGCTGGGACTGGCGGCCCTGTCCGGCTCGGAGCCGCTGACCCTGCTGGTCTATCTGGGCGGCATCTCGGCGGCGACAGCGATGATTGTCGTCTCGACCCTGGCGCTGTCGTCGATGACGCTCAACCACCTGGTGATGCCGCTGATCAAGTCGCTGCCGCACCAGGAGCCGGACCTTTACGCCACGCTGCGCTGGACCCGGCGATTCCTGATCACCATGCTCATCGTCTTCGGGTTCACCTTCTACGAGCTGCTCGACCGCACCGAGGGCCTGGTTGAGTGGGGGCTGATGTCCTTCCTGGCCATGGCCCAGTTTCTGCCCGGGATCATCGGCGTCCTCTACTGGCAGCGCGCCACCGTCTACGGCTTTGTGGCGGGCCTGCTCGGCGGCTCGCTGATCTGGCTGGACACCATCCTGCTGCCGGCGCTGGCCGGCACCGAGCCGTTCTTCCTGCTCGGCTTCCCCCAGGCCCGGGAGAGCGCGACCGAAATCTACGGCATCGCCACCTTCTGGTCCCTGGCCCTGAACGGCCTGCTGTTCGTCGGGGTCTCGCTGTTCACCCCCCAGCGCTCCGCGGAGCGGCAGGCCGCCGAGGTCTGTCGGGATCAGACGGCAGCCATCGCGCCGGGGACGCTGCAGGCCGCCTCGCCGTCGCAGTTCGTGATCCAGCTGGCGCCGGTCACCGGTGAAGAGGCGGCCCGCCAGGAGGTGGACAAGGCCCTGCACGACCTGGGGCTGGCCTGGAGCGAGAACCGTCCCGACCAGCTCCGCGCCCTGCGCGATCAGGTCGAGCGCAATCTCTCCGGCATGATGGGACCGATGCTCGCGCGCATGATCGTCGACAAGCGGCTGCAGCTCGACCGCACGGCCCGTACCGCGCTGGCCCACAACATCCGCCAGATCGAGGAGCGCCTGGAGTCCTCGCGCAACCGCTTCCGGGGCCTCGCCGCGGAACTCGACCGGCTGCGCCGCTACCACCGCCAGATCCTCGAGGACCTCCCCCTGGGCGTCGTGGCGGTGACCGCCCACGGCCGCGTGGTGCGCTGGAACACCGCCATGCAGGGCCTGTCCGGGATCTCGGCGAACACCGCGCTGGGCTCGCGGATCTGTGACCTCCATCCCCCGTGGGATCAGCTGCTGAACCGGTTCCTGACCATCGAGCAACCGCAGCACCAGGAGCAGTTCCCGCAGCCCGGCGGCGAGCAGCGCTGGCTGTCGCTGCACAAGACGTGCATCCGCGAGTCCGGCCGCGGCCGGACCGGCGACACCCTGATGATCATCGAGGACATCACCCACATCCGCCGCCTGGAGCGCGAGCTGGCCCACAGCGAACGACTGGCCTCCATCGGCCGCCTGGCTGCGGGCGTGGCCCACGAGATCGGCAACCCGGTCACCGGCATCGACTCCCTGGCGCAGAACCTGCGCCACGAGTCCGATCCACAGCTCCTGCGCGAGAGCGTCGACGAGATCCTGGAACAGACGCGGCGGATCAATAACATCGTGCAGACGCTGATCGGCTACGCCCACGCCGGCAACACCGACGAGCGCACGCCGGACCCGGTGCCGCTCAGCGAGACCGTCGAGGAGGCGCGCCGGCTGGTCCAGTTAAGCAAGCGTGGTCAGGACCTGGAGATCGACAACCAGCTCTGGCCCGAACTCCAGGTCCGCGGTGATCGGCAACGGCTGGCCCAGGTCTTCGTCAACCTCTTCTCGAACACCGCCGATGCCTGCGGCCCCGGCGGACGGATCGCGATCTCGGCCCGCCGCTACGGCGATCGCGTGCAGATCCGGGTGGTGGACAACGGCCCGGGCATCCCGGCCGAGCTGGTCGACAAGGTGATGGAGCCGTTCTACACCACCAAGCCGGTGGGCCAGGGCACCGGACTCGGGCTGCCGCTGGTCTACAACATCGTCAGTGAACAGGGGGGCGAGTTTTCGATCACGGCCGACAACGGGGGCACCACAGCCTGGATCACCCTGCCGGTACTCGACCCCGCGCCGCCGACCGAGCGCGCCGAGAGCAAGGAGGAGTAA
- a CDS encoding sigma-54-dependent transcriptional regulator, giving the protein MADLLLLEDEAVIRKALDRLLSRHGYSVHQADSLEQAQERWNLDAFDLILADMRLPGEPGTEAIGRTAAPVIIMTSYASVQSAVEAMRQGAADYIAKPFDHDELLLLVERTLKEGRLQRQNAALKAHIERDYPVTGIVGNCEAMQKVFERIRKVAPTDTSVLILGESGTGKELVARALHEQSERHEGPLVAVNCAAIPDGLIEAELFGHERGAFTGAVGARAGLVESADGGTLFLDEIGELPQQAQGRLLRVLQEGEIRRIGSTHARRVNIRLVAATHRDLKSLASAGEFREDLFFRINVMEIRLPPVREREADIPELARFLLEKACQRLNRAPLELSRAAIDAMTAYPWPGNVREMENTIERAVILSEGSTISPDMLGLPAGESAPSGTTSGPTAEADAGPRQDLSLEDYFRQYVLTHQDHMTETALARGLGISRKALWEKRQRHGIPRPGNNRT; this is encoded by the coding sequence ATGGCCGACCTGCTGCTACTCGAGGACGAAGCCGTTATCCGCAAGGCCTTGGACCGGCTGCTGAGCCGTCACGGGTACAGCGTCCACCAGGCCGACTCCCTGGAGCAGGCCCAAGAGCGCTGGAACCTGGACGCCTTCGACCTGATCCTCGCGGATATGCGGCTGCCCGGCGAGCCCGGCACCGAGGCCATCGGGCGCACCGCAGCGCCGGTGATCATCATGACCAGCTACGCCAGCGTGCAGTCGGCGGTGGAGGCGATGCGCCAGGGGGCAGCCGACTACATCGCCAAGCCCTTTGACCACGACGAACTGTTGCTGCTCGTCGAACGCACCCTCAAGGAGGGCCGCCTGCAGCGGCAGAATGCGGCGCTGAAGGCCCATATCGAGCGCGATTACCCGGTCACCGGGATTGTCGGCAACTGCGAGGCGATGCAGAAGGTCTTCGAGCGCATCCGCAAGGTCGCCCCGACCGACACCTCGGTCCTGATCCTGGGCGAATCGGGCACCGGCAAGGAGCTGGTGGCCCGGGCGTTACACGAGCAAAGCGAGCGCCACGAGGGTCCGCTGGTGGCGGTCAACTGCGCGGCGATCCCCGACGGGCTGATCGAGGCGGAGCTCTTCGGCCATGAGCGGGGCGCATTCACCGGGGCCGTGGGCGCCCGCGCCGGGCTGGTGGAATCCGCCGACGGCGGCACCCTGTTCCTTGACGAGATCGGCGAACTGCCTCAGCAGGCGCAGGGGCGACTGCTGCGCGTGCTGCAGGAGGGGGAGATCCGGCGCATCGGTTCGACCCACGCCCGACGGGTCAACATCCGCCTGGTGGCCGCCACCCACCGCGACCTCAAGAGCCTCGCCAGCGCCGGTGAGTTCCGCGAGGATCTGTTCTTCCGCATCAACGTCATGGAGATCCGCCTGCCCCCGGTCCGCGAACGCGAGGCGGACATCCCGGAACTCGCGCGCTTCCTGCTCGAAAAGGCGTGCCAAAGGCTCAACCGCGCACCCCTGGAGCTCTCCCGGGCGGCCATCGACGCCATGACGGCCTACCCGTGGCCCGGCAACGTGCGCGAGATGGAGAACACCATCGAGCGGGCCGTAATCCTCAGCGAGGGCAGCACCATCTCTCCGGACATGCTGGGCCTGCCGGCCGGCGAAAGCGCCCCGTCCGGCACCACGAGCGGCCCCACCGCCGAGGCCGACGCAGGCCCGCGTCAGGACCTGTCCCTGGAGGACTATTTCCGCCAGTATGTGCTTACCCATCAGGACCACATGACGGAGACCGCCCTGGCCCGTGGGCTGGGCATCAGCCGCAAGGCGCTGTGGGAGAAACGGCAGCGCCACGGGATCCCGCGGCCGGGTAACAACCGGACCTAA